Proteins encoded together in one Kingella oralis window:
- a CDS encoding 16S rRNA pseudouridine(516) synthase — translation MNIIKYLQAQGIDTRKGCQWLVKHQLVQINGDTIASDKAEVQPENVRSLSIEGEDALIIPLPHFYILLNKPADYEVSHKPRDYPSVFTLLPDQIRAADIQAIGRLDADTTGVLLITNDGQFNHRMTSPKHKVAKIYRITLKHPASDTLCSSLKNGVLLHDDNETVAAQEAILQTPTTLLMTISEGKYHQVKRMIAAAGNRVAQLHRQQFGDWDTQDLAAGEWRFIQPDNA, via the coding sequence ATGAATATCATCAAATATCTGCAAGCCCAAGGCATAGACACCCGCAAAGGCTGCCAATGGCTTGTCAAACACCAACTCGTGCAAATCAACGGCGACACCATCGCCAGCGACAAAGCCGAAGTGCAGCCTGAAAACGTCCGCAGCCTAAGCATAGAAGGCGAAGACGCGCTCATCATCCCGCTGCCGCATTTCTACATCCTGCTCAACAAACCCGCCGACTACGAAGTCTCCCACAAACCGCGCGACTACCCCAGCGTGTTCACCCTGCTGCCCGACCAAATCCGCGCCGCCGACATCCAAGCCATCGGGCGGCTGGATGCCGACACCACAGGCGTGCTGCTCATCACCAACGACGGGCAATTCAACCACCGCATGACCAGCCCCAAACACAAAGTCGCCAAAATCTACCGCATCACGCTCAAACACCCCGCCAGCGACACCCTATGCAGCAGCCTGAAAAACGGTGTATTGCTGCACGACGACAACGAAACCGTTGCCGCGCAAGAAGCCATCTTGCAAACCCCCACCACCCTGCTGATGACCATCAGCGAAGGCAAATACCACCAAGTCAAACGCATGATAGCCGCCGCTGGCAACCGCGTTGCCCAGCTGCACCGCCAACAATTTGGCGACTGGGACACCCAAGATTTAGCCGCAGGCGAATGGCGGTTTATCCAGCCCGATAACGCATAG
- a CDS encoding DMT family transporter has protein sequence MFYLLISILASVSVSVLLKIARQKQIGLAQAIGVNYAVATLLTAALLEPNFANWQQTLLPHAWLFGLLGVLLPSVFVIMGKAVQHAGIVKSDAAQRLSLFLPVLAAFTLFGETLTPHRAAGLLLAFAALACLLIKPQKTALSGSGSLKEQIACLLGVWLGYGVIDILFKQLSKTAGTGSNLLVMFALAGVLMAGYLLAQKTRWTRADIIGGMVLGSLNFVNILFYLKAHRAFSGNPTLVFAGMNMGVIALGALVGAGVFKEKLSALNIAGVLLALAAVGCLFYGVGWF, from the coding sequence ATGTTTTATTTGTTAATCAGTATATTAGCCAGCGTTTCCGTGTCGGTGTTGCTCAAAATCGCGCGGCAAAAGCAAATCGGTTTGGCGCAAGCCATTGGTGTGAACTATGCGGTGGCGACGCTGCTTACCGCCGCACTGCTGGAACCCAACTTCGCCAACTGGCAACAAACCCTGCTGCCGCACGCATGGCTGTTTGGCTTGCTGGGCGTGTTGCTGCCCAGCGTGTTTGTGATTATGGGCAAGGCGGTGCAACACGCGGGGATTGTGAAATCGGATGCGGCGCAGCGCTTGTCGCTGTTTTTGCCTGTGCTGGCGGCGTTCACGTTGTTTGGCGAAACGCTCACGCCGCATCGGGCGGCGGGCTTGCTGCTGGCGTTTGCCGCGCTGGCGTGTTTGTTGATTAAGCCGCAGAAAACGGCACTTTCTGGCTCAGGCAGCCTGAAAGAACAGATTGCCTGCCTGCTCGGCGTGTGGCTGGGCTACGGCGTGATTGATATTTTGTTTAAACAGCTTTCCAAAACGGCGGGCACGGGCAGCAATTTGTTGGTGATGTTTGCACTGGCAGGCGTGTTGATGGCGGGGTATTTGCTGGCGCAGAAAACGCGCTGGACACGCGCCGACATCATCGGCGGCATGGTTTTAGGCAGCCTGAATTTTGTGAATATTTTGTTTTATTTGAAAGCCCATCGCGCATTCAGCGGCAACCCCACGCTGGTGTTCGCCGGTATGAACATGGGCGTGATTGCGCTGGGCGCGCTGGTGGGTGCGGGCGTGTTTAAAGAAAAATTGAGCGCGTTGAATATCGCGGGCGTGCTGCTGGCGTTGGCGGCGGTGGGGTGTTTGTTTTATGGGGTGGGGTGGTTTTGA
- a CDS encoding FG-GAP-like repeat-containing protein: MPFPKIPSRQDPRWAVLGLQLTFLAFGILFWGFNRSPWQIAAIVVTSVLTDLTLHTILRRTTPLFPLSAAITGTSLSMLTNFAHGIWFALLPPFFAIASKYLFTVNGKHIYNPSLFGIVAALFFGGGMITPSPAYQWGGSGVVAFFVATAAIMLVRVNIHRAWLIGSFLLFYAAQVGFRAYILRHHIPAETLFMGAFTSPAFYLFVFFMLPDPPTSPSSKKGQIGMAAIIVVIDLALHKFQQFSTLFYAGFAYFTLRGIYLFWQTRQQINWRNAIQTHFQAALAIAIIGATGIGAYKASHSFAGSQDIGFKLVQIPASQSGLTGAQGDILERTDPQMRHVAKWLLSVGDAGAVADVNQDGLPDIFLTQPLKAEADRAQLYINKGNFQFEKFPLPQLDPNRRQPENHGIIASATWLDFDNDGDQDLLLGVGFGKGILLRNELAQTGKLGFTSIAEQAGIAPYQISTAANVLDYNQDGLDDIIIGNVMQRYLPDYNTPQPYNIFRLPKPQYAGDRRMFNVMHRSWHNADNADENWLYQNMGNGTFQLVPAAESGLQGKHWTMAIGAGDLNADGYPDLYIANDFGPDELYINRQGKGFQAIRGTFSGSIGRDTYKGMNATLGDISGDGKPDIHVSNVHEKLQAEGSLLWVNQSQAGQADAAMFQDQAAKRNALNEQRFGWGATYADFNRDGKLDMAQANGMADDAYDKKEAQCPDYWYWNAQIALTNPDVHGYADRWADVRGRCVFGNEANRLYLNQGDYFIDVAKQAGADYTGTSRGMIHADFDNDGDPDLLVTHMTAPPTLYRNDSQPAAWLGLDLVGNGKTCARNAYHSKVIAYPANQPPIAREVYANNGLAAQSDRRILFGLGSLNAKKIRIQIQWCGHGKAQEMELETGRYHRVEQP; this comes from the coding sequence ATGCCTTTCCCCAAAATCCCATCCCGCCAAGACCCGCGCTGGGCTGTGCTCGGCTTGCAACTCACTTTTCTCGCGTTCGGCATCCTATTTTGGGGCTTCAACCGCAGCCCGTGGCAAATCGCCGCCATCGTCGTCACCTCCGTGCTCACCGATTTAACCCTGCACACCATCCTACGCCGCACCACACCACTGTTCCCACTCAGCGCGGCGATTACAGGCACCAGCCTATCCATGCTCACCAATTTTGCGCACGGCATTTGGTTTGCCCTGCTGCCGCCGTTTTTCGCCATCGCCTCCAAATATTTGTTCACGGTAAACGGCAAGCATATTTACAACCCTTCGCTGTTTGGCATTGTTGCCGCGCTGTTTTTTGGTGGCGGCATGATAACGCCATCGCCCGCCTACCAATGGGGCGGCTCGGGCGTGGTCGCCTTTTTTGTCGCCACCGCCGCCATCATGCTGGTGCGCGTGAACATCCACCGCGCATGGCTAATTGGCTCGTTTTTGCTGTTCTACGCCGCCCAAGTGGGCTTTCGCGCCTATATTCTGCGCCACCACATCCCCGCCGAAACGCTGTTTATGGGCGCGTTCACTTCGCCCGCGTTTTATCTGTTTGTGTTCTTTATGCTGCCCGACCCGCCCACGTCGCCCAGCAGCAAAAAAGGGCAAATCGGCATGGCGGCGATTATCGTGGTGATAGACCTTGCGCTGCACAAATTCCAACAATTCTCCACCCTGTTCTACGCAGGCTTTGCCTATTTCACCCTGCGCGGCATCTATCTATTCTGGCAAACGCGCCAACAAATCAACTGGCGCAACGCCATCCAAACCCATTTTCAGGCTGCCTTAGCCATCGCCATCATCGGCGCAACAGGCATAGGCGCGTATAAAGCCAGCCATTCCTTTGCAGGTAGCCAAGACATCGGCTTCAAATTGGTGCAAATTCCCGCCAGCCAAAGCGGCTTAACGGGCGCGCAAGGCGATATTTTGGAGCGCACCGACCCGCAAATGCGCCACGTTGCCAAATGGCTGCTTTCGGTGGGCGATGCAGGCGCGGTGGCGGATGTAAACCAAGACGGCTTGCCCGATATTTTTCTCACCCAGCCGCTTAAAGCCGAAGCCGACCGCGCCCAGTTATACATCAACAAAGGCAATTTCCAATTTGAAAAATTCCCCCTGCCCCAGCTGGACCCCAACCGCAGGCAGCCTGAAAACCACGGCATCATCGCTTCTGCCACATGGCTGGATTTTGACAACGACGGCGACCAAGACTTGCTCTTGGGCGTAGGCTTTGGCAAAGGCATTCTGCTGCGCAACGAGTTGGCGCAAACAGGCAAACTCGGCTTCACTTCCATCGCCGAGCAAGCAGGCATCGCCCCCTATCAAATCAGCACCGCCGCCAATGTGCTGGACTACAACCAAGACGGGCTGGACGACATCATCATCGGCAACGTGATGCAACGCTATTTGCCCGATTACAACACCCCGCAGCCCTACAACATTTTCAGGCTGCCTAAACCGCAATACGCAGGCGACAGGCGGATGTTTAACGTGATGCACCGCTCATGGCACAACGCCGACAACGCCGATGAAAACTGGCTCTATCAAAACATGGGCAACGGCACGTTCCAGCTCGTCCCCGCCGCCGAAAGCGGTTTGCAAGGCAAGCATTGGACGATGGCGATTGGCGCAGGCGACCTAAATGCAGACGGCTACCCCGACCTATACATCGCCAACGATTTTGGCCCAGACGAGCTTTACATCAACCGCCAAGGCAAAGGCTTCCAAGCCATACGCGGCACGTTTTCAGGCAGCATCGGGCGCGACACCTACAAAGGCATGAACGCCACCCTCGGCGACATTTCAGGCGATGGCAAGCCCGATATTCACGTTTCCAATGTGCACGAAAAACTGCAAGCCGAAGGCAGCCTGCTGTGGGTAAACCAAAGCCAAGCAGGGCAAGCCGATGCCGCCATGTTTCAAGACCAAGCCGCCAAGCGCAACGCGCTCAACGAACAACGCTTTGGTTGGGGCGCAACCTACGCCGACTTCAACCGCGACGGCAAGCTAGACATGGCGCAAGCCAACGGCATGGCAGACGATGCCTACGACAAAAAAGAAGCCCAATGCCCCGACTATTGGTATTGGAACGCCCAAATCGCCCTCACCAACCCCGATGTGCACGGCTATGCCGACCGCTGGGCAGACGTGCGCGGACGCTGCGTGTTTGGCAACGAAGCCAACAGGCTCTATCTCAACCAAGGCGACTACTTTATTGATGTCGCCAAACAAGCAGGCGCAGACTACACAGGCACATCGCGCGGCATGATACACGCCGATTTTGACAACGACGGCGACCCCGACCTGCTGGTAACCCACATGACCGCGCCCCCCACCCTCTATCGCAACGACAGCCAACCCGCCGCATGGCTGGGGCTGGATTTGGTGGGCAACGGCAAAACCTGCGCCCGCAACGCCTACCACAGCAAAGTCATCGCCTACCCCGCCAACCAGCCGCCCATCGCCCGCGAAGTCTATGCCAACAACGGGCTGGCTGCGCAAAGCGACCGCCGCATCCTATTTGGCTTAGGCAGCCTGAACGCCAAAAAAATCCGCATCCAAATTCAATGGTGCGGACACGGCAAAGCGCAAGAGATGGAATTGGAAACAGGGCGTTATCATCGGGTGGAGCAACCATAG
- the trpB gene encoding tryptophan synthase subunit beta, whose product MQNYQAPNEQGFFGEHGGVYVAETLIPALQELAQAYAAAKQDPQFWADFERDLKHYVGRPSPVYHAERLSKHLGGAQIWLKREDLNHTGAHKINNTIGQALLARRMGKKRVIAETGAGQHGVASATVAARFGMECHVYMGADDIIRQAPNVFRMKLLGANVVSVESGSRTLKDAMNEAMREWVARVDDTFYIIGTAAGPAPYPEMVRDFQCVIGREAQAQMQEAIGRQPDVAVACVGGGSNAIGLFHPYIAETQTRLVGVEAGGLGIHTASHAAPISSHAPIGVLHGFRSYLMQDDNGQILGTHSVSAGLDYPGIGPEHSHLHDIKRVEYTVANDEAALQAFDLLCLYEGIIPALESSHALAWAVENAPKMGKDQVILVNLSGRGDKDINTVAKLKGIEI is encoded by the coding sequence ATGCAAAACTACCAAGCCCCCAACGAACAAGGCTTTTTCGGCGAACACGGCGGCGTGTACGTTGCCGAAACGCTGATTCCCGCGCTGCAAGAACTCGCCCAAGCCTACGCCGCCGCCAAGCAAGACCCGCAATTTTGGGCAGATTTTGAGCGCGATTTGAAACACTATGTGGGCCGCCCCAGCCCCGTTTACCACGCCGAACGCCTGTCCAAGCATCTCGGCGGCGCGCAAATCTGGCTCAAACGCGAAGACCTGAACCACACAGGCGCACACAAAATCAACAACACCATCGGGCAAGCCCTACTCGCCCGCCGCATGGGCAAAAAGCGCGTGATTGCCGAAACAGGCGCAGGGCAACACGGCGTAGCCAGCGCCACCGTCGCCGCACGCTTTGGCATGGAATGCCATGTTTACATGGGCGCAGACGACATCATCCGCCAAGCCCCCAACGTGTTCCGCATGAAGCTGCTAGGCGCCAACGTCGTCAGCGTAGAAAGCGGCAGCCGCACGCTTAAAGACGCAATGAACGAAGCCATGCGCGAATGGGTTGCCCGCGTGGACGACACCTTCTACATCATCGGCACCGCCGCCGGTCCCGCGCCCTATCCCGAAATGGTGCGCGATTTTCAATGCGTCATCGGGCGCGAAGCCCAAGCGCAAATGCAAGAAGCCATCGGGCGGCAGCCTGATGTTGCCGTTGCCTGCGTGGGCGGCGGCTCCAACGCCATCGGGCTGTTCCACCCCTATATCGCCGAAACGCAAACCCGCCTAGTTGGCGTAGAAGCAGGCGGCTTGGGCATCCACACCGCCAGCCACGCCGCGCCCATCTCATCCCACGCCCCCATCGGCGTGCTGCACGGCTTTCGCAGTTATTTGATGCAAGACGACAACGGGCAAATCCTCGGCACGCACTCCGTATCCGCAGGCTTGGACTACCCTGGTATCGGCCCCGAACACAGCCATCTGCACGACATCAAGCGCGTGGAATACACCGTTGCCAACGACGAAGCCGCCTTGCAAGCCTTTGATTTACTATGCTTATACGAAGGCATCATCCCTGCACTGGAAAGCAGCCACGCGCTGGCATGGGCAGTAGAAAACGCGCCAAAAATGGGCAAAGACCAAGTGATTTTGGTGAACCTATCAGGGCGCGGAGATAAAGACATCAACACCGTGGCGAAGCTGAAAGGAATTGAGATTTAG
- a CDS encoding sodium:proton antiporter, with product MKPIQIISPLLALIAPALAQAAEFNAAELSLAWGIPFALILLSIALGPLFFANIWHHHFGKITLGWTLLFLIPFTLTFGTHQSLHLIAHAMIGEYIPFILLLLALYTISGGILVWGNLHGSAKLNTALLAIGTALASVMGTTGAAMLMIRPLLKANDNRKHNVHVVVFFIFLVANIGGGLTPLGDPPLFLGFLKGVDFGWTVVHMFPPVLISTIVLLTVFYILDSRYFARADEILPKDPTPDSHFQAAFPAVDGIKIYGKINFLLLAGVIGAVLLSGLWKPESHGFEILGAHLEPQNMARDAILIVLALISLWVTPKQVRAGNEFNFDPIAEVAKLFAGIFITIAPVLAMLQAGEKGAFSGVIALVHDAAGKPINAMYFWMSGMLSGFLDNAPTYLVFFNMAGGNPHELMRGELFHTLLAISMGSVFMGALSYIGNAPNFMVKAIAEQRKVKMPSFFGYMTWSFGILIPLFILHTLVFFVFQIF from the coding sequence ATGAAACCCATCCAAATCATCTCGCCCCTGCTTGCGCTGATTGCGCCCGCCCTCGCCCAAGCCGCCGAATTTAACGCCGCCGAGCTTAGCCTCGCATGGGGCATCCCCTTCGCCCTTATCCTGCTTTCCATCGCCCTTGGGCCCTTGTTTTTCGCCAACATCTGGCATCACCACTTCGGCAAAATCACCCTCGGCTGGACGCTATTGTTCCTTATCCCGTTCACGCTCACCTTTGGCACACACCAAAGCCTGCACCTCATCGCCCATGCCATGATTGGCGAATACATCCCCTTTATCCTGCTGCTGCTCGCCTTATACACCATCTCGGGCGGCATCCTCGTGTGGGGCAATTTGCACGGCTCCGCCAAGCTCAACACCGCGCTGCTTGCCATCGGCACCGCGCTTGCCTCCGTTATGGGCACCACGGGCGCGGCGATGCTGATGATTCGCCCGCTGCTCAAAGCCAACGACAACCGCAAGCATAATGTGCACGTGGTCGTTTTCTTCATCTTTCTCGTTGCCAATATCGGCGGCGGCTTAACCCCGCTGGGCGACCCACCGCTCTTTCTGGGCTTTTTAAAAGGCGTAGATTTTGGCTGGACAGTCGTACACATGTTCCCACCCGTGTTGATTAGCACCATCGTGCTGCTCACCGTGTTCTACATCCTAGACAGCCGCTACTTTGCCCGAGCCGATGAAATCCTGCCCAAAGACCCCACCCCCGACAGCCATTTTCAGGCTGCCTTCCCCGCGGTGGACGGCATCAAAATCTACGGCAAAATCAACTTCTTGCTGTTAGCAGGCGTGATTGGCGCGGTGTTGTTATCAGGGCTATGGAAGCCCGAATCACACGGCTTTGAAATCCTTGGCGCGCACCTAGAACCACAAAACATGGCGCGCGATGCCATCCTGATTGTGCTTGCCCTGATTTCGCTGTGGGTAACGCCCAAGCAAGTGCGTGCGGGCAACGAGTTCAATTTTGACCCCATCGCCGAAGTCGCCAAACTGTTTGCAGGCATCTTCATCACCATCGCCCCCGTGCTTGCCATGCTGCAAGCGGGCGAAAAAGGCGCGTTCTCAGGCGTGATTGCGCTGGTGCACGATGCCGCGGGCAAACCCATCAACGCCATGTATTTTTGGATGAGCGGCATGCTATCGGGTTTCTTGGACAACGCCCCCACCTATCTCGTGTTTTTCAACATGGCAGGCGGCAACCCGCACGAGCTGATGCGCGGCGAGCTGTTTCACACGCTGCTGGCAATTTCCATGGGCTCGGTGTTTATGGGCGCACTCAGCTACATCGGCAACGCGCCCAACTTTATGGTGAAAGCCATCGCCGAGCAGCGCAAAGTCAAAATGCCCAGCTTCTTTGGCTACATGACTTGGTCGTTTGGCATTTTGATTCCGCTGTTTATCCTGCATACACTGGTGTTTTTTGTGTTCCAGATTTTCTAA
- the tldD gene encoding metalloprotease TldD: protein MHPISQTVAQNLLHANHLSAENLAQSLALIGVRHVDYADIYCQRTAFESWHLDEGIVKSGSYQINQGVGVRAVSGEKTAFAYADSLSEDAIRRAAQAVRVIGEAGNATPVRVPAQVSGCPNAYGALNPIATLDSPQKVALLQKVETLARAADPRIVQVMAGLTCEHDMVYIARLDGKHAADIRPLVRLSLTVIAKQGERREQGSAGGGGRFDLAYFDDAKIQEYVNHAVKQALTNLESRPAPAGAMTVVLGSGWPGILLHEAVGHGLEGDFNRKQTSAFSGLIGQRVAAKGVTVIDQGNIAERRGSLNIDDEGNETQRTVLIEDGILTGYMQDETNARLMGASPTGNGRRESYSSAPMPRMTNTFMENGTHEAEEIIASIDKGIYAVNFGGGQVDITSGKFVFSASEAWWVENGKLQYPVKGATIIGNGPEVLKHVSMIGNDSSLDTGIGVCGKDGQSVPVGVGQPTLRIDAGLTVGGSEA, encoded by the coding sequence ATGCACCCCATCTCTCAAACCGTCGCGCAAAATCTGCTCCATGCCAACCATCTTTCCGCTGAAAATCTTGCTCAATCGCTCGCCCTTATCGGCGTGCGTCATGTTGATTACGCGGATATTTATTGCCAGCGCACCGCGTTTGAAAGCTGGCATTTGGATGAAGGCATTGTGAAATCAGGCAGTTATCAGATTAACCAAGGCGTGGGCGTGCGCGCGGTGTCGGGTGAGAAAACCGCGTTTGCCTATGCCGACAGCCTAAGCGAAGATGCCATCCGCCGCGCCGCCCAAGCCGTGCGCGTGATTGGCGAAGCGGGCAACGCAACGCCTGTGCGCGTGCCAGCGCAGGTTTCAGGCTGCCCCAACGCATACGGCGCGCTCAACCCGATTGCCACGCTGGATTCGCCGCAAAAAGTCGCCCTGCTGCAAAAAGTGGAAACGCTCGCCCGCGCCGCCGACCCGCGCATCGTGCAAGTGATGGCGGGTTTAACGTGCGAACACGATATGGTTTACATCGCGCGGCTGGACGGCAAACACGCCGCCGACATCCGCCCGCTGGTGCGCCTGAGCCTCACCGTCATCGCCAAGCAGGGCGAACGGCGCGAGCAGGGCAGCGCAGGCGGCGGCGGACGCTTTGATTTGGCGTATTTTGACGACGCGAAAATCCAAGAATATGTGAACCACGCCGTCAAACAAGCGCTCACCAATCTGGAATCCCGCCCCGCCCCCGCCGGCGCGATGACCGTCGTGCTCGGCAGCGGCTGGCCGGGCATTTTGCTGCACGAAGCCGTGGGGCATGGTTTGGAAGGCGATTTCAACCGCAAGCAAACCAGCGCGTTTTCAGGGCTCATCGGGCAGCGCGTCGCCGCCAAAGGCGTAACCGTGATTGACCAAGGCAACATCGCCGAGCGTCGTGGCAGCCTGAATATTGACGACGAAGGCAACGAAACGCAGCGCACCGTGTTGATTGAAGACGGCATCCTAACAGGCTATATGCAAGACGAAACCAATGCGCGGCTGATGGGCGCAAGCCCCACGGGCAACGGGCGGCGCGAAAGCTATTCATCCGCCCCCATGCCGCGCATGACCAACACCTTTATGGAAAACGGCACGCACGAAGCCGAAGAAATCATCGCCAGCATCGATAAAGGCATCTACGCCGTAAACTTTGGCGGCGGGCAAGTGGACATCACCAGCGGCAAATTCGTCTTCTCCGCCAGCGAAGCATGGTGGGTAGAAAACGGCAAATTACAATACCCCGTGAAAGGCGCAACCATCATCGGCAACGGCCCCGAAGTGCTGAAACACGTTTCCATGATTGGCAACGACAGCAGCTTAGACACAGGCATCGGCGTGTGCGGCAAAGACGGGCAAAGCGTGCCCGTGGGCGTGGGGCAGCCCACGCTGCGGATTGACGCGGGGCTGACGGTGGGCGGCAGCGAGGCGTAG
- the yfaE gene encoding class I ribonucleotide reductase maintenance protein YfaE produces the protein MFKVTTLDAEFELLPDESLLAGLERTNHAVEYQCRSGYCGSCRVKLLAGRVSYREMPMAFIAEGEVLACCCVLESDVAVACCLRADEADGKGGE, from the coding sequence ATGTTTAAAGTTACCACGCTGGATGCGGAATTTGAATTGCTGCCCGACGAGTCGCTGCTGGCGGGCTTGGAGCGCACGAACCATGCGGTGGAATACCAATGCCGCAGCGGCTATTGCGGCTCGTGCAGGGTGAAGCTGCTGGCGGGGCGGGTGTCGTATCGGGAGATGCCGATGGCGTTTATTGCCGAGGGGGAGGTTTTGGCGTGTTGTTGCGTGTTGGAATCGGATGTGGCGGTGGCGTGTTGTTTGCGGGCGGATGAGGCGGATGGTAAGGGTGGAGAATAG
- a CDS encoding growth inhibitor PemK, translating into MYAYLAFEHSSIAEGITLHISVYSKEMARFSTENPLLCPQPLKPNDVVFVKNPIQSSADYHAPPLTVYPHGDAVKLPETEAEAELIYADVLQHLQQYHIPIIRAIHECSADTLKYLAAYPNAFRLKALTADYIVRRHNLTADNKLVQDLFAFDDKVTANENRLFSQHDLIFGNNEFDQAIKQRIMQAA; encoded by the coding sequence GTGTACGCCTATTTGGCTTTTGAGCATTCAAGCATAGCCGAAGGGATAACGCTGCATATTTCCGTGTACAGCAAAGAAATGGCGCGTTTTTCCACGGAAAACCCGCTCCTTTGCCCGCAGCCGTTAAAGCCGAATGATGTGGTTTTCGTGAAAAATCCCATTCAAAGCAGCGCAGACTACCACGCCCCGCCGCTCACCGTCTATCCGCACGGCGATGCCGTCAAACTGCCCGAAACAGAAGCCGAAGCCGAGCTGATTTACGCCGACGTGTTGCAGCATTTGCAGCAGTACCATATCCCCATCATCCGCGCTATTCACGAATGCAGCGCCGATACACTCAAATACTTGGCAGCGTATCCCAACGCATTCCGACTCAAAGCGCTGACCGCCGATTACATCGTCCGCCGCCACAATCTGACCGCCGATAACAAACTGGTGCAGGACTTGTTCGCCTTCGACGACAAAGTAACCGCCAACGAAAACAGACTGTTTTCCCAACACGATTTGATTTTCGGCAACAACGAGTTTGACCAAGCCATCAAACAACGCATCATGCAGGCAGCCTGA
- the yegQ gene encoding tRNA 5-hydroxyuridine modification protein YegQ — MKKSPELLLPAGGLERMQTAFNFGADAVYAGSPRYSLRARNNEFAKLDVLQQGISEAHARGKKFYLTVNTLPHNSKLKTFHADMQPLIAMKPDALIMADPGLIMEVRDKYPDMPVHLSVQANTTNYWGVKFWQNIGVERIILSRELSMDEIAEIRQECPDIELEVFVHGALCIAYSGRCLLSGYFNHRDPNQGTCTNSCRWDYKVHDTETDEMGDVKALSGFNFQAAQEEANAAFEGINGQQRHPAANKVFLIEESNRPGELMPIMEDEHGTYIMNSKDLRAIEQVAKLAEIGVDSLKVEGRTKSVYYVARVAQSYRKAIDDAVAGRPFDYSLLAELEGLANRGYTSGFLERHQTQEYQNYLYGHSIAKQSQFVGQIREVDADGWATVDVKNRFALGDTLEIIHPRGNQLIVLDQMKRKNEFVDVAAGNGIQVQIPNMQGREKALVARVIQSDGSVSVATSGCGG, encoded by the coding sequence ATGAAAAAATCCCCCGAGCTTCTCCTTCCCGCCGGCGGCTTAGAGCGCATGCAGACCGCCTTCAATTTCGGTGCAGATGCCGTGTACGCAGGCAGCCCACGCTACTCCCTGCGCGCCCGCAACAACGAATTCGCCAAGCTGGACGTGCTACAACAAGGCATCAGCGAAGCCCACGCGCGCGGCAAAAAATTCTACCTCACCGTGAACACCCTGCCGCACAACAGCAAGCTCAAAACCTTCCACGCCGACATGCAGCCCCTTATCGCCATGAAGCCCGACGCGCTCATCATGGCCGACCCCGGTTTAATTATGGAAGTGCGCGACAAATACCCCGACATGCCCGTGCACCTGTCCGTGCAGGCCAACACCACCAACTATTGGGGCGTGAAATTTTGGCAAAACATCGGCGTGGAACGCATCATCCTGTCGCGCGAATTGAGCATGGACGAAATCGCCGAAATCCGCCAAGAATGCCCCGACATCGAACTGGAAGTGTTCGTGCACGGCGCATTGTGCATCGCCTATTCCGGCCGCTGCCTGCTTTCGGGCTACTTCAACCACCGCGACCCCAACCAAGGCACTTGCACCAATTCCTGCCGCTGGGACTACAAAGTCCACGACACGGAAACGGACGAAATGGGCGATGTAAAAGCACTCAGCGGCTTCAATTTTCAGGCCGCCCAAGAAGAAGCCAACGCCGCCTTTGAAGGCATCAACGGCCAGCAGCGCCACCCCGCCGCCAACAAAGTTTTCCTGATTGAAGAGAGCAACCGCCCCGGCGAACTCATGCCGATTATGGAAGACGAACACGGCACCTACATCATGAATTCCAAAGACCTGCGTGCCATCGAGCAGGTGGCCAAACTTGCCGAAATCGGCGTGGACAGCCTGAAAGTGGAAGGGCGCACCAAATCGGTTTACTACGTTGCCCGCGTCGCCCAGTCCTACCGCAAAGCGATTGACGATGCCGTGGCCGGCCGCCCCTTCGATTACAGCCTGCTCGCCGAATTGGAAGGGCTAGCCAACCGCGGCTACACCAGCGGCTTTTTGGAACGCCACCAAACGCAGGAATACCAAAATTATCTTTACGGGCATTCCATCGCCAAGCAAAGCCAGTTTGTCGGGCAAATCCGCGAAGTGGACGCCGACGGCTGGGCAACGGTGGACGTGAAAAACCGCTTTGCGCTGGGCGATACGCTGGAAATCATCCATCCGCGCGGTAATCAGCTGATTGTGTTAGACCAAATGAAACGCAAAAACGAGTTTGTGGACGTGGCGGCGGGCAACGGCATTCAGGTGCAGATTCCAAATATGCAGGGGCGAGAGAAAGCGTTGGTGGCAAGGGTGATTCAGAGTGATGGCAGCGTATCCGTGGCAACGAGTGGCTGCGGCGGATAG